A stretch of Gallaecimonas pentaromativorans DNA encodes these proteins:
- a CDS encoding methyltransferase domain-containing protein, producing MALADVARAFGSAARQYDSRAHLQQQVADWLLEAVPARVNTALDLGCGTGYCLARLNAQKRFGLDISRAMLLEARQKAPDCPFIQADAQHLPLATGSVDLLVSSLALQWCSDLSLALGEVDRVLAPGGQALLTVPLAGSLNELASAWGKSQGHLLAMPDENNLAAMLPTGARLKVKDFVVHFDDLTALRQSLKGIGAHHVPGRAQGLTGKARYRQFVAAIEAKRTPLGLPLTYRIGLISWQNAFL from the coding sequence ATGGCCCTTGCTGATGTGGCCCGCGCCTTTGGCAGCGCTGCCCGCCAGTACGACAGCCGCGCGCACTTGCAGCAGCAAGTGGCCGACTGGTTGTTAGAAGCAGTGCCCGCGAGGGTAAATACTGCCTTGGATCTGGGCTGTGGCACAGGTTACTGCCTGGCAAGGCTCAATGCCCAGAAGCGATTTGGCCTGGACATCAGTCGCGCCATGCTGTTGGAAGCGCGGCAAAAAGCGCCGGACTGCCCCTTTATTCAAGCCGACGCCCAGCACTTGCCACTTGCCACGGGCTCAGTGGATTTGCTGGTATCGAGCCTGGCGCTGCAGTGGTGCAGTGACCTTTCCTTGGCCCTTGGGGAAGTCGACCGGGTACTGGCCCCCGGCGGCCAGGCGCTGCTCACGGTGCCGCTGGCCGGCAGCCTTAACGAGCTGGCGAGCGCCTGGGGCAAAAGCCAGGGCCATCTTCTGGCCATGCCCGATGAAAACAATTTGGCAGCCATGCTGCCCACCGGCGCGCGGCTCAAGGTTAAAGACTTTGTGGTGCACTTTGATGACCTTACCGCGCTGCGCCAAAGCCTTAAGGGCATTGGCGCTCACCATGTGCCAGGGCGGGCCCAGGGTCTGACCGGCAAGGCGCGTTACCGCCAATTTGTGGCCGCCATCGAGGCGAAACGTACGCCGCTGGGGCTGCCACTGACCTACCGAATTGGATTGATCTCATGGCAAAACGCCTTTTTGTAA